Proteins encoded together in one Macadamia integrifolia cultivar HAES 741 chromosome 8, SCU_Mint_v3, whole genome shotgun sequence window:
- the LOC122085377 gene encoding uncharacterized protein LOC122085377, which translates to MEKRASKNTSRKPIRKSQTRRASQGRLSEAEARREIAHALLLHRASSSSPPSPPPPPPPPPNPWGDCWVPTIAPGWCNFGLGSVTCSWTSHQLSSSMVEVLEPLPLPLLEPTWSTSTAPASKHPPTSPPPIMEVPEFQCLGEDNQDSSYTWWLGFLKALDDEIINNNEESVSLPSDEEIEMEYFRQLFTSLFKTHHSNQIDPSLDNQILVPDEWLTVPEVENHRDVSDC; encoded by the coding sequence ATGGAGAAGAGGGCAAGCAAGAACACTTCAAGAAAGCCCATAAGGAAGTCTCAGACTAGAAGAGCATCCCAAGGTCGTCTTAGCGAGGCTGAGGCCAGGAGAGAGATTGCCCATGCTTTGCTCCTTCACAGAGCCTCATCATcctcaccaccatcaccacctccaccaccaccaccaccaccaaatcCTTGGGGAGATTGTTGGGTTCCCACCATAGCACCAGGTTGGTGCAACTTCGGTCTTGGAAGTGTAACATGTTCATGGACTAGTCATCAACTGTCCTCTTCCATGGTGGAAGTACTGGAACCATTGCCTCTTCCACTCCTAGAACCCACTTGGTCCACTAGTACTGCACCTGCTTCCAAACACCCTCCTACATCACCACCACCCATAATGGAAGTTCCAGAATTCCAGTGTTTGGGAGAAGATAACCAAGATTCATCTTACACATGGTGGCTAGGGTTTCTAAAGGCCTTGGATGATGAGATTATTAATAACAATGAAGAATCAGTATCCTTACCATCTGATGAAGAGATTGAGATGGAGTATTTTAGGCAGCTATTCACCAGCTTATTCAAGACTCATCACTCAAATCAAATTGATCCTTCTTTGGATAATCAGATCTTAGTCCCTGATGAATGGTTGACAGTGCCGGAAGTGGAGAATCACAGAGACGTCAGTGACTGTTGA
- the LOC122085376 gene encoding short-chain dehydrogenase reductase 2a-like, with amino-acid sequence MPAPVMPEITHQGIHVLGRDNSSSFPRKLEGKIAIITGGAGGIGEATVRLFARQGAKVIIADVEDSLGTVLANSLSPSVTFVHCDVSNEEDIENLISSTISRFGRIDIFFNNAGVLGNQSKNKSILNFDAEEFDCVMRVNVKGVALGMKHAARVMVPRGTGCIISTASVAGVMGGLGPHAYTASKHAIVGLTKNTACELGRHGIRVNCISPFGVATSMLVNGWRNKVVEEEENCMDIRVLPCEEEVEKMEEFVRSLANLKGPNLRPKDIAEAALFLASDESKYISGHNLVVDGGVTTSRNCVGL; translated from the exons ATGCCTGCTCCAGTGATGCCTGAAATAACCCATCAAGGAATCCATGTTCTAGGCAGGGATAACAGTTCTTCCTTCCCTAGAAA GTTGGAAGGTAAAATTGCAATTATCACCGGCGGCGCCGGAGGGATTGGAGAGGCAACAGTGAGGCTTTTTGCTAGACAAGGAGCCAAAGTTATCATTGCTGATGTTGAGGATTCATTAGGAACTGTTCTTGCAAACTCTTTGTCTCCTTCAGTAACATTTGTACATTGTGATGTGAGCAATGAAGAGGATATAGAGAACTTGATCAGTTCCACCATTTCTCGATTCGGCCGgattgatatcttcttcaacaatGCTGGTGTTCTTGGTAATCAATCAAAGAACAAAAGCATTCTTAACTTTGATGCTGAGGAATTCGATTGTGTTATGAGAGTGAATGTTAAAGGAGTTGCACTAGGGATGAAGCATGCTGCAAGAGTAATGGTTCCTAGAGGAACTGGTTGTATCATCTCCACTGCTAGTGTTGCAGGGGTCATGGGAGGACTTGGCCCTCATGCCTATACAGCATCAAAGCATGCCATTGTTGGGCTGACCAAGAACACTGCTTGTGAACTTGGTAGGCATGGAATTAGGGTTAACTGTATTTCCCCATTTGGGGTTGCCACTTCAATGCTTGTTAATGGGTGGAGGAATAAGGTagtggaagaagaggagaattgCATGGACATAAGGGTTCTTCCTTGTGAGGAAGAAGTGGAGAAGATGGAGGAGTTTGTGAGAAGCTTAGCCAATCTCAAGGGACCAAATTTAAGGCCTAAAGACATAGCTGAAGCTGCTCTTTTTCTTGCAAGTGATGAATCTAAATATATAAGTGGACATAACCTTGTTGTGGATGGAGGAGTTACTACCTCAAGAAACTGTGTAGGTTTATGA
- the LOC122086181 gene encoding wound-induced protein 1-like: MVRPIHKFGKVGLELFKGCSWASVPVLELANSVEILEEEASDSSSIGVVQALYEALNARDVETVHRLLASDIEWWFHGPPSHQHMMRLLTGVSPDNLFVFRPITFTAIASTILVEGTDQNHSVSWIHAWTVTSAGIITQVREYFNTSLTVTRFIEHSNQSSPSSPASPSSSFKSQELWQSKLPKDVPGLVLAI; the protein is encoded by the exons ATGGTTAGGCCTATACATAAATTCGGCAAAGTTGGATTAGAG CTTTTCAAGGGTTGTTCTTGGGCAAGTGTGCCTGTGCTCGAACTGGCTAACTCCGTAGAAATTCTGGAGGAAGAAGCGTCTGATTCCAGTAGTATAGGGGTGGTTCAAGCCCTATATGAAGCCTTAAACGCAAGAGACGTTGAGACGGTTCACCGCCTGTTGGCGTCGGACATAGAGTGGTGGTTCCATGGTCCACCTTCTCACCAGCATATGATGCGATTGCTCACTGGTGTCTCTCCAGACAACCTTTTCGTTTTCCGGCCTATCACCTTCACTGCTATTGCTTCTACTATCCTCGTTGAAGGCACCGATCAGAACCATTCAGTCTCGTGGATTCACGCTTGGACGGTTACTTCTGCTGGGATAATCACTCAAGTCAGAGAGTATTTCAATACTTCCCTTACCGTGACTCGCTTTATTGAACATTCAAACCAATCGTCACCATCTTCCCCTGCTTCTCCATCGTCGTCGTTTAAGTCTCAGGAGCTGTGGCAGAGCAAGCTCCCTAAGGACGTTCCCGGTCTTGTTCTAGCGATCTAA
- the LOC122086109 gene encoding wound-induced protein 1-like, giving the protein MMRLLTGVSPDNLFVFRPITFTAIASTILVEGTDQNHSVSWIHAWTVNSDGIITQVREYFNTSLTVTRFIENSNQSSPSSPVSSSSSFKCQQLWQSKLPKDVPGLVLAI; this is encoded by the coding sequence ATGATGCGATTGCTCACTGGTGTCTCTCCAGACAACCTTTTCGTTTTCCGGCCTATCACCTTCACTGCTATTGCTTCTACTATCCTCGTTGAAGGCACCGATCAGAATCATTCGGTCTCGTGGATTCACGCTTGGACGGTCAATTCTGATGGGATAATCACCCAAGTCAGAGAGTATTTCAATACTTCCCTTACTGTGACTcgctttattgaaaattcaaacCAATCGTCACCATCTTCCCCTGTTTCTTCATCGTCGTCGTTTAAGTGTCAGCAGCTGTGGCAGAGCAAGCTCCCTAAGGAcgttcctggtcttgttctggCGATCTAA